From a single Candidatus Nitrospira nitrosa genomic region:
- the guaB gene encoding IMP dehydrogenase produces MLDKEPRLGLTYDDVILVPAKSQVLPNEVDTSTFVSRNIRINIPLVSAAMDTVTESRLAIAMAREGGIGIMHRVLSPADQAMEVDRVKKSESGMIMDPVTISPDETIRDAHQLMAKYRISGIPVTKGRKLVGILTNRDLRFESRMDLKVSQVMKRDRLVTAPEGTSLEKAREILHEHRIEKLPVVNKAYELKGLITIKDIEKRIKYPNACKDGHGRLRVGAAVGVGQDTQERVTLLKKAGVDLVVIDTAHGHSQAVLNTAKMIKKLYPDLELVAGNIGTAEAAKDLLKVGVDAVKVGVGPGSICTTRIVSGAGMPQLTAIADCAKVLRGTGVPVIADGGIKFSGDIAKALAAGASSVMLGGLFAGTEESPGETVLYQARTYKVYRGMGSIGAMERGGGDRYGQGGRPAQKLVPEGIEGRVPYKGPLAAVVYQLVGGVRSGMGYCGCKSISDLQKNATFIRQSVAGLRESHVHDVIITKEAPNYRMDWE; encoded by the coding sequence ATGCTTGATAAAGAGCCGCGATTGGGACTGACCTACGATGACGTGATTCTGGTACCGGCTAAGTCACAGGTTCTGCCCAATGAAGTCGATACGAGCACCTTCGTTTCCCGGAACATCAGGATCAATATTCCGCTGGTCAGTGCGGCCATGGATACGGTGACAGAGTCGCGATTGGCGATTGCGATGGCCCGTGAGGGGGGAATCGGTATTATGCATCGGGTCCTCTCTCCGGCGGATCAAGCCATGGAGGTGGATCGAGTCAAGAAGTCCGAAAGCGGGATGATCATGGATCCCGTCACGATTTCTCCTGATGAAACTATCCGAGACGCGCATCAGCTCATGGCGAAATATAGGATTTCCGGGATTCCCGTTACCAAGGGGCGCAAGCTGGTGGGGATTTTGACCAATCGAGATTTGCGGTTCGAGAGCAGAATGGACCTGAAAGTGTCGCAGGTGATGAAACGGGATCGTCTCGTGACGGCGCCGGAAGGCACGAGCCTCGAGAAAGCGCGGGAGATCCTTCACGAACACCGGATTGAAAAGTTGCCGGTCGTCAACAAAGCGTACGAATTGAAGGGGCTCATTACCATCAAGGACATCGAAAAGCGAATCAAGTATCCCAATGCGTGCAAGGACGGGCATGGACGCTTGCGGGTCGGAGCAGCGGTCGGTGTTGGGCAGGATACTCAAGAACGCGTGACTCTGTTGAAGAAGGCAGGCGTGGATCTTGTGGTGATTGATACCGCCCACGGCCACTCACAAGCCGTGTTGAATACGGCGAAGATGATCAAAAAGCTGTATCCGGACCTTGAGCTGGTTGCGGGCAACATTGGTACGGCAGAGGCGGCAAAGGATCTGCTGAAAGTCGGGGTCGATGCGGTGAAGGTTGGAGTTGGGCCGGGGTCGATCTGTACGACGCGGATTGTGTCCGGTGCCGGTATGCCGCAGCTGACGGCCATTGCTGATTGTGCCAAGGTTTTGCGGGGGACCGGAGTCCCGGTCATTGCGGATGGCGGGATCAAGTTTTCCGGTGACATTGCCAAAGCGCTCGCGGCGGGGGCCTCGTCGGTGATGCTCGGTGGGCTGTTTGCCGGAACGGAAGAGTCTCCCGGAGAGACCGTGCTGTATCAGGCCAGAACGTATAAGGTCTACCGCGGCATGGGGTCCATCGGCGCGATGGAGCGCGGAGGCGGCGATCGCTATGGACAGGGGGGACGCCCGGCGCAGAAGTTGGTTCCTGAAGGAATCGAAGGGCGTGTGCCGTACAAGGGGCCCTTGGCGGCTGTGGTGTATCAATTGGTCGGTGGTGTCCGATCCGGCATGGGATACTGCGGGTGTAAGTCGATTTCCGATCTCCAGAAGAACGCCACATTCATCAGGCAGTCCGTCGCCGGTCTCCGAGAGAGTCATGTCCACGATGTGATCATTACCAAAGAAGCGCCGAACTATCGAATGGATTGGGAATAG